From Oncorhynchus nerka isolate Pitt River linkage group LG1, Oner_Uvic_2.0, whole genome shotgun sequence, the proteins below share one genomic window:
- the ndp gene encoding norrin yields MRPSAPLSPSSGLVLLLVFCPLLVVVHASSSKAENGHSTHLGDTDPDRCMRHHFVETITHPIYKCNSKMVLLARCEGHCSHTSRSDPLISFSSVLKQPFKSTCFCCRPHTSKLKAVRLRCAGGTRITATYRYILACNCEECS; encoded by the exons ATGCGCCCCtcagcccccctctctccctcctcagggCTGGTGCTATTGCTGGTTTTCTGCCCCCTACTGGTGGTAGTGCATGCCAGCAGCAGTAAGGCAGAGAACGGACACAGCACACACCTGGGAGACACAGACCCAGACCGCTGTATGAGGCATCACTTCGTAGAGACCATCACACACCCCATCTACAAGTGTAACTCCAAG aTGGTGTTGCTGGCTCGGTGTGAGGGCCACTGCAGCCACACGTCCCGCTCCGACCCTCTCATCTCCTTCAGTTCGGTGTTGAAGCAGCCCTTTAAGAGCACCTGTTTCTGCTGCAGGCCCCACACCTCCAAGCTGAAGGCTGTGAGGCTCCGCTGTGCCGGAGGAACCCGCATCACCGCCACCTACCGCTACATCCTCGCCTGCAACTGTGAGGAGTGCAGCTGA